From Amphiura filiformis chromosome 20, Afil_fr2py, whole genome shotgun sequence, a single genomic window includes:
- the LOC140141933 gene encoding LOW QUALITY PROTEIN: cyclin-H-like (The sequence of the model RefSeq protein was modified relative to this genomic sequence to represent the inferred CDS: deleted 2 bases in 1 codon), with protein MFHTSSQKKFWTFSDEDEIETLRKEINQKFVEEHGAEAKGKDPANYFLTAEEERLLCRQYEHLLRDFCRKFEPPMPPAVQGTSCTYLKRFYLNNSTMDYHPKYIMLTCVYLACKVEEFNVSIMQFCGNLPKDQEKAAELILGHELLVMQQLNFQLTIHNSFRPLEGLLIDIKTRYPSLSEPEQLRRAAEEFLFRSLASDACLLFAPSQISLAAIVTSARKQGLNIDEYVTETLLGDRQKEDLPVIIETIKRIRTIVKNVQPLNGAQVKQIERKLEKCRNQELNPESEVYKKKAQRQIDLEEEEITIKHQHHADERRKREEEILMSV; from the exons ATGTTTCATACCAGTTCACAGAAGAAATTCTGGACATTTAGTGATGAGGATGAGATTGAGACTTTGAGAAAGGAAATAAATCAAAAGTTTGTTGAGGAACATGGTGCAGAGGCTAAG GGTAAAGATCCTGCAAATTATTTCTTGACAGCAGAGGAGGAGAGATTGCTATGTCGACAGTATGAGCATCTGCTGAGAGATTTTTGCAGAAAATTTGAGCCACCTATGCCTCCCGCTGTACAg GGGACATCATGTACATATCTTAAACGATTCTACCTTAATAACTCCACAATGGACTATCATCCCAAATATATCAT GTTGACATGTGTATATCTAGCATGCAAGGTTGAGGAATTCAACGTCTCTATAATGCAGTTCTGTGGCAACCTTCCTAAGGACCAGGAGAAGGCAGCAGAGTTAATATTGGGACATGAGCTACTCGTGATGCAGCAACTGAATTTTCAACTTACAATACACAATTCTTTCAGACCATTAGAAGGCCTATTAATAGATATTAAG ACAAGGTATCCATCGTTAAGTGAACCAGAGCAACTTAGAAGAGCTGCAGAAGAATTTCTCTTCAGATCCCTGGCTTCCGATGCATGCTTATTATTTGCACCATCACAG ATTTCATTAGCAGCAATTGTAACAAGTGCAAGAAAACAAGGACTCAATATTGATGA GTATGTTACAGAAACATTATTAGGAGACAGACAAAAAGAGGATCTGCCTGTTATTATAGAAACAATCAAAA GAATTCGAACTATTGTTAAAAATGTGCAACCTTTGAATGGTGCTCAGGTGAAACAGATAGAACGC AAACTAGAAAAATGTCGCAATCAGGAGCTGAACCCAGAAAGTGAAGT ATACAAGAAGAAGGCACAGAGACAAATTGACTTGGAGGAAGAAGAAATCACAATCAAACACCAGCATCATGCTGAT GAAAGACGAAAACGAGAAGAGGAAATACTGATGAGTGTATGA
- the LOC140142362 gene encoding LOW QUALITY PROTEIN: uncharacterized protein (The sequence of the model RefSeq protein was modified relative to this genomic sequence to represent the inferred CDS: deleted 1 base in 1 codon), with amino-acid sequence MECRHTCRVKCKYQTLPKLLKVLNDFQNQNQFCDIDINARGNIFHAHKAVLSAVSGYFTAMFTSGFKESTQNEISIDADPDIFRMLLRFIYTGTLDTTPANACDLLEMACYLQLECAANTCSILIEYYYEAFQLSVGDAFRIAVFAGNHQHMTELIEASERYKGLKIQDLGKVDVFLQKATYEYLNVFLDQEIVLQLVISWLTYDWEKRHTYSYQLLQKVRLGIVSSKALRELIPKELLALPKCKSLIAKVRHLKASQHKLNKKYPHLFSPRILPEYTGKSTWALKHEITMMNHISAPNTCYNHRRQLQDGLKNLQKQNQFCDIDVNVGGRTFPAHKAVLCAASNFFMTKFTSGESTQSEISIDGDPDVFQELLNFAYTRSLSTKSLNPYNLLEMACNIEFTHTSALCSLIIDGYFSNGFKNISVEDAFKIIALARSYSQLEDLAGQVQRYISGNLDLRTFEQSLWMLQTATSEVWEDLLTWKELPKEKMILELITKWLQYDWEKRKSHAHSLLERIHLGLIPSKFIRKSCKALVDKVLNLKRQCSHTCRVTKYPQLFATRSTVTTPVIALITKKTDLNRYNCRRPYRFDAATFKYFDANEMCWKPLDMEGLNRMPNAYSDHSMIQVGGHLYTCGGLKDVRILDGKVHAYFTTSMEFYCYDPGSSLWSQKLPSMRVSRHSVSLVFLNGFIYAIAGLNEKGELLRDVERYDIQKQKWSHVKPLPDAFQSSNASVVAFKGKILVHEIQDETCTSVLYVYDPSVHTWQHITCGQVDEAILREKSTLYVHNDVCYRVLYMKPSGTDYEFDGDASTPCVTSLAFHAPDTRDHCTSNNIIVDAEIKQDHIPINTVCAFRIKDEVFIKDNKFVHNTGVRITPDQSTDVSLESWEDSFPTRLFEESHGNVAYFTFDINNLTPKDMW; translated from the exons ATGGAGTGCAGACATACATGCAGAGTAAAGTGCAAATATCAAACTCTACCCAAGCTCTTGAAAGTTTTAAATGATTTTCAAAACCAGAACCAATTTTGTGACATTGATATAAACGCACGTGGGAATATATTTCATGCACATAAAGCTGTTCTCTCTGCTGTGAGTGGCTATTTCACAGCCATGTTCACATCTGGCTTTAAAGAAAGCACTCAGAATGAGATCAGTATAGATGCAGATCCAGATATCTTCCGGATGTTGTTGCGGTTTATTTACACAGGGACACTGGACACAACACCAGCGAATGCCTGTGATCTCCTTGAAATGGCATGTTACCTGCAGCTTGAATGTGCTGCCAACACCTGTTCAATACTCATTGAATACTACTACGAAGCATTCCAACTTTCTGTGGGGGATGCTTTTAGGATTGCAGTGTTTGCTGGAAACCATCAACATATGACAGAGTTGATTGAAGCATCGGAGAGGTACAAGGGATTGAAAATTCAAGACCTGGGGAAAGTCGATGTGTTTTTGCAGAAGGCTACTTATGAATATCTGAATGTATTCCTAGATCAAGAAATT GTCCTTCAGTTAGTCATCAGCTGGCTTACATACGACTGGGAAAAGCGACACACCTACTCATATCAGCTTCTTCAAAAAGTGCGTCTTGGCATAGTATCATCTAAGGCCCTACGAGAACTGATTCCAAAAGAATTGCTTGCATTACCTAAATGCAAATCACTGATTGCTAAGGTACGCCATCTGAAGGCTTCTCAGCATAAACTCAACAAGAAGTATCCACACTTGTTCTCGCCAAGGATTCTTCCTGAG TACACAGGCAAAAGTACATGGGCATTGAAACACGAAATTACTATGATGAATCATATATCAGCACCAAATACCTGCTACAATCATCGACGCCAGTTGCAAGATGGCTTGAAGAATCTACAAAAGCAGAATCAGTTCTGTGACATTGATGTCAATGTAGGAGGTAGAACTTTTCCTGCCCACAAAGCTGTTCTGTGTGCTGCAAGCAACTTCTTCATGACCAAATTCACATCTGGAGAAAGTACACAGAGTGAGATCAGCATAGATGGTGATCCAGACGTCTTTCAAGAGTTGCTGAATTTTGCTTACACAAGGAGCCTGAGCACAAAGTCTCTGAATCCTTACAATCTCTTGGAAATGGCATGTAATATTGAATTCACACATACCTCAGCGCTCTGCTCACTCATTATTGATGGTTATTTTTCAAATGGATTCAAAAACATATCGGTAGAAGACGCCTTTAAGATCATTGCATTAGCCAGGAGCTATTCACAACTTGAGGATCTAGCTGGGCAAGTACAAAGGTACATTAGTGGTAATTTGGATCTACGCACCTTTGAACAAAGCCTATGGATGCTGCAGACTGCTACAAGTGAAGTTTGGGAAGACCTCTTGACTTGGAAAGAACTTCCCAAAGAAAAGATG ATCCTTGAGCTAATAACCAAGTGGCTACAATATGACTGGGAGAAGAGGAAATCTCATGCACACTCCCTTTTGGAACGGATCCATCTCGGACTCATTCCATCCAAGTTCATCAGAAAGT CATGCAAAGCACTAGTTGACAAAGTGCTGAATCTGAAGAGGCAGTGTTCTCACACCTGTCGTGTGACAAAGTATCCACAGCTTTTTGCCACTAGGAGTACTGTAACA ACTCCAGTAATAGCGTTGATTACGAAGAAAACTGATTTGAATCGATATAATTGTAGGCGTCCCTATCGATTTGATGCAGCGACATTCAAATACTTTGATGCGAATGAGATGTGCTGGAAGCCACTGGACATGGAAGGCCTGAACCGCATGCCTAACGCATACTCCGACCATTCCATGATACAAGTAGGTGGTCATCTGTATACATGTGGTGGTCTGAAAGATGTTCGAATCTTAGATGGAAAAGTACATGCATACTTTACCACAAGCATGGAGTTCTATTGCTATGATCCAGGAAGCAGCCTTTGGTCTCAAAAGTTGCCATCGATGAGGGTAAGCAGACACAGTGTTTCTTTAGTGTTCTTGAATGGGTTCATCTATGCCATTGCTGGACTGAATGAAAAAGGAGAGCTACTCCGAGATGTTGAGCGTTATGACATCCAGAAGCAAAAGTGGTCACATGTGAAACCACTACCAGATGCATTCCAAAGTAGTAATGCATCGGTTGTGGCTTTCAAGGGTAAGATCCTTGTTCACGAGATACAGGATGAAACCTGCACCAGTGTGTTATATGTGTATGATCCTAGTGTTCATACCTGGCAACACATTACATGTGGACAAGTAGATGAGGCCATTCTCAGAGAAAAATCTACTTTGTATGTCCACAATGATGTGTGTTATCGGGTGTTGTACATGAAACCATCCGGAACTGATTACGAGTTTGACGGAGATGCAAGCACGCCCTGTGTCACCAGTTTGGCATTCCATGCTCCTGATACGAGAGACCACTGTACCTCTAATAACATCATTGTTGATGCTGAGATCAAACAAGATCACATACCAATTAATACGGTGTGTGCTTTCCGAATTAAAGATGAAGTGTTTATCAAAGATAACAAGTTTGTTCACAATACAGGTGTTAGGATTACTCCAGATCAGTCTACTGATGTCAGCTTGGAGTCCTGGGAGGATTCCTTCCCAACTAGGTTATTTGAGGAAAGCCATGGCAACGTAGCCTACTTCACCTTTGATATAAACAACTTGACACCTAAAGATATGTGGTGA